The genome window GTAATTTGAGAACTGAAAAGCTGTATTAGATGTATGTCAAATAGTAGTGTCTGTTGTACAATTGTGTGAGAAGTAGTAATGTGCTGTAAACAAAATTCTATACTTGATGAAATAGGTAACTATTTTTCTTTGAAaagtacactgtctgacaaaaaagagTGGAGCACACACAAGACATGGTCTGATGccagtgtaactttgtacacgtatACATTATCAACAGGTATGTAATTGATTAGAGCTGTAGCTCTATGTGACTGGTGGAATGGCTTTGAGTACATGAGTGTATTTAGTTTTGTAGGGTATATTAGgagtgtgaacagcatcagatgttacatgatcattgtgaaggacatggagattcTGCTTACTTGTGTTAAACAGCATTACCAGCAGTTTGAAAGGGCCCTCATTGTGCAACTCCACTTGGTTGTCCGATTGAATTGTGCTGTATCCAGTTCTGTGAGGCAATTGGATGTGACGTTGCCTTATGTTGGATTGCATGGGAATGTGGGGGAAAGCACACTTATTGTCAAGGTTCTCATCGACCACATATAACCAGCTCAAGGAAGtattgccatattgtgcaccaggcacattgTAACCCTTTCATATCTgtgtctgccatccgagaacaagtaatggcctTCTTGCAACATTCTgcatcatcctgcaccattggtcagagattaGCAGCAGCAATACTTGAGAATTACCATCATATGCATAGGCTGCAGTTAGCACCACAatacaaacagctgcatttgggATGGTGCCATGACTGGAAAGCATGGACTGTTGACGATGGGgacacattgtgttcagtgatgaattgcggTTGTGCACTACCCCTGATGACCATTGTTGGTGAGTATGGTGGCAACCTGGGAAGGGGTCCCATTCTTCCAACATTTTGAAGAGGCACAATGGTGTTGCTCATGGTATctgggagccatcaggtatgacttcaggccaTGGCTAGTAGAGACTGAGGGAATTCTGACAGTACAATGATAAGTTGTGGACATCCCGTGCCCTCatctgttacctctcatgcaacagtatcgtggtgccgtttttcaacagAAAAATGCTTGTCTACACATAACATctatctctgtgaactgtctgcatgatgtagCAGTTGTTATGTAGCCAGCGAGGTCCGTAGATGTGTCCCTGATAGAACTTGTCTAGTACCATTTCTGGCAGTTCCAGCAGTCAGGATGTCGAAAgcaagttacaacagctgtggtccAAGTTGCTTCAGGAGATGTGATCATTATGACACACTTGACAACTGAATAAGCATAAACaaccaggccagagggggtgcagCATCATATTGccatgttctttgtaaattttaatcaatttcgtaatcactgaaataacatcacatcctATGaggtttcatttagtttcctccccCTTTCTGGGTGCTTCCCCACCAGACAAGGTGGTGTATTAAGCTGAATCAGCGTATATTTAACATAATTGTGGGAGCATCAAATTTCTTTCTCATTTCCTTGGTTAAATTTATCTGGCATAAACATGAGTAGCATATAGTTTGGcgatagtttattgttaatacagtgtATAGATTAATTTTATGagtcttttgttaatgtatagcTTGACTCGTTCCACATACCTGAAGGTTCTCCATTGTCATGAGAACTACAGAACATGATAAATATTGTTAAGCATTCATTCATTTAAATAGTAGTGTAAGTGGGAAGGGAGCACCTTATTTCAAAGCAGTATAATTTTCTCTATTTCTATGATGTCCATTTATTACCAAAAAGAGAGAACAGCAGATTAATGGTGATTAATTGATAATATAATGAATAGGATTAAATTTGGACTGCCATATCTGTCTTACTCAATGGGAAATAAAAGGGATTGTCAGGAAACCTTTATGTAGCTACTTGTATAAACATGTGTATTAACAGTTTTAATTTATAATACAAAGGAAAAGACATAAAACTAAGGTCATTATATGATGAGAGGGTTGATTTCCAATAATTTCATGTAAACATGAATTCATACAGTTgcatttaaaattttaatatttcatctAGGTCATCTTGATTTCTCAGCAGTTTTTGCAAGGAGTCAAAAACTGTATATATTCATAGTGCTTCAAAGTGTGTTTTGTAATGTTCCTCATGTTTCAGTTGATTTCAGTAAACCTAAGAGAACCTAGCGAAGGAGTGCATACATAGTCATGGACATTACAGCTCACTTCAGTAATTTTCTTGTATTGTGTTTATGACAAGATTCTTTGTGTCGGAAGTTAACATcaagttagccggccgctgtgcccgagcagttctaggcgcttcagtccggaaccacgctgctgctacagtcgcatgttcgaatcctgcctcgggcatggatgtgtgtgatgttcttaggttagttaggtttaagtagttctaagtctaggggactgatgacctcagatgtaaagtcctatagtgctcacagccatttgaaccattttaacatcaAGTTGAATTTGATGGGGACCTCATCCGAAACTAGATATTTTGTTTGGAGAGTTATGCAATATAATTGCAATCTTGACTGTGCATTATAATGTAAAGTGAAACTAAAAATGATGACATTATTAGCCAGACTGTGTGTCTTCAGTTGAAAACACTGAGTTATTTATTCAAATTACTATCACTATGTATTTATATTATGATGTCATGTTGATTTGCAGGTGTTTGGAAGAGGAAGTGGAAAGGACTGTAGAGCTCATGTTCAACGACTCAATGAGGATAAGAGGAGGAAAGAGACGTTTGTTTTAAATAGGAGAATACAAATCCAgtgtgcagaaaatggtatagtgaTAGTAACAATGTTAATCCAGTACcgattgtttttcttgtagcaaaaaGTAGTGTGTACATGAATGAAAAATCCAAACTATATCTATACATTACTTTTTGTTTCTATTTCAGCTGTGGACACTGGAACAAATATTCCAAGTGTAACAAGtagtaaatggaacaaatatttatcagatgaagatgatgatgaacatTCTGATGATTCAGTGCCTTCTGAGCTAGTAATCTCAGGTGCATCAAAAGTGTGTAAACAGCAGACCATTCAAAATTATTCTGCCAATGGCACTGTTAATGTCTGTGGAGAGAATATTGGTATCTTACCAGGGAACCGGAATGaaaaattaacacatttaaatGAAACCCCTTTTAATGAGAATGAAGACATACCACCCCATGTTAGTGAAAGTTCTTTTACATATTTCTCTACAGGAAATTATACTTATAGTGATTATAAATCAAGAGGCACCAACCCCATTTGTGACTTGCAAAGGAATTCATCTCCTCTCTGTTTTACTTTGCTACCAGAAACATCGACATCTACAGCACTGTTAAGTTGTGACAGTCAGCAGGAAATTGTTTCTGATATTAGTTCAGATAACTTTGCTAGTAACACATGGAATACAGTTTTTGGCAAACAGCAGCTGTATGAAACAGATGTTGGAGATATTATCCCACCCAAGTGTGAAATAAAGAGACAGGAAGAGGAGAAAGCTACAATGCAGTTACAGTCACATATTTGTAGAAGCTATGTCACAGACTCGGGCAAtatagcaaagaacttggaaaaaaatgttaaaaaatttttttccGACAAATATAATGAAGATGAGCtagatgaaatattgaaattttaaattcaATTAATGTTTACATTATATTAGCAGTAAAATAAGAAACAATAAATTGGCAACTGTTCAGTAGATATTTTTATCAGTAGGGCCTACTCTATAGAAAACAGTTTACAGTGTGTGCCTGAGAACAGTGACTAACAGGAAGGCAGTTCAAAATGCACTACATACTTTGAAATGGACCCAAGTGATTACCAGCAGGCCAGTTGCTTTGGAAGAAACCAGTGACCTGGCAGTTTTTTCAATGAAGTAAACACTGTATATGCTTATAGTGTCTCAAAGTATGTTTTGTGTAGTTTCTCAATTTTTAGCTGATTTCATTAAACCTAAGAGGACATTCAACTTGATAAGCACAACAGGAATATGTTCTTTAGAAACCTCCTGTCTTTTTCATTGTGATTTATATATATACCTAACATTATTTGAAACAAATTGCTACCTTGACAGCTTGGTAATTTGGTACATGTTTGTTTATTCCATAAGTATGACTCATAATTACATAACATAGTGTGGCTCTAAAATGGTGGGATACCAGCAGCATTTAGGcagaaagtaaaaaataaagaTAGTGCAGCTCAGAATGTCAGGAACATACTTTTACATTTGGACTCACAGCAGAATCATATGAAGCAAACAATTTATTATAGTAGTACAGAATTATATTACTCATTCAGAGTACATGAagaggaggtgggagggaggggttGGGTTGTGCTGCTTTCAAAGTGAGACTTTAACTACACAAATTCTGTACCAGTGCAAGATTTCATAGAATATAACAAACGTATcagtgtctcctgtctcacagtgaGACTTACAGAAGTGTTTTTGATTGGATGCTGGTATGTGTATGTACATGAGTATGTCTCTTTAGGACTGCTGAACATGTCAGTACTCAGACCATATAGTGACTAACACCAGTTCTGTTACCTGTGAACATATTTTTCATGTCTTTTTACATTGCAGGCACCCACAGTACCCCTAAAACAATTTTTAGGCAATTGCGCATTTTCTGGCTGTTAGA of Schistocerca serialis cubense isolate TAMUIC-IGC-003099 chromosome 2, iqSchSeri2.2, whole genome shotgun sequence contains these proteins:
- the LOC126457821 gene encoding uncharacterized protein LOC126457821 isoform X2; the protein is MSQELHVLQCYSCETFQVFGRGSGKDCRAHVQRLNEDKRRKETFVLNRRIQIQCAENAVDTGTNIPSVTSSKWNKYLSDEDDDEHSDDSVPSELVISGASKVCKQQTIQNYSANGTVNVCGENIGILPGNRNEKLTHLNETPFNENEDIPPHVSESSFTYFSTGNYTYSDYKSRGTNPICDLQRNSSPLCFTLLPETSTSTALLSCDSQQEIVSDISSDNFASNTWNTVFGKQQLYETDVGDIIPPKCEIKRQEEEKATMQLQSHICRSYVTDSGNIAKNLEKNVKKFFSDKYNEDELDEILKF
- the LOC126457821 gene encoding uncharacterized protein LOC126457821 isoform X1 codes for the protein MSQELHVLQCYSCETFQVHIVKKSKKWDCKICGERQSIKKVFGRGSGKDCRAHVQRLNEDKRRKETFVLNRRIQIQCAENAVDTGTNIPSVTSSKWNKYLSDEDDDEHSDDSVPSELVISGASKVCKQQTIQNYSANGTVNVCGENIGILPGNRNEKLTHLNETPFNENEDIPPHVSESSFTYFSTGNYTYSDYKSRGTNPICDLQRNSSPLCFTLLPETSTSTALLSCDSQQEIVSDISSDNFASNTWNTVFGKQQLYETDVGDIIPPKCEIKRQEEEKATMQLQSHICRSYVTDSGNIAKNLEKNVKKFFSDKYNEDELDEILKF